From the genome of Vicinamibacterales bacterium:
AGCCGGTTGCTTTCCAGGCTGATGTGCGGTTCGAACGGGAACGGCCAGGTGCGGTTCTTGTCGGCGCCGGCGGTTTCGGCGATGAAGGTCTGGATGGTCTCGACCGCGACGTTCGACGCGACTTCGCCCGCGGCATGGCCGCCCATGCCGTCGGCCACGACGAACAGTCCGAGATCGTCGCGGGAAGCGTAGCTGTCTTCGTTGCCGCTCCGACGGAGACCAGGGTCCGTACGGACGGCCCAGGACAACTGCATCGGGGGATTCTAACCCTGCGGCGGCGGCATCCGCTGGTGACCGACCCGACCGGCCAGCGCAAGGCGGGAGGCAACCTGCAGACGCGACAGCGACTTCATGAGCGCCGCGCGCGCCCTGTCGTAATCGATGTCCATGGTGTATTCGCGGAGCCGCTCCTCGGCCCGCCGCTTCGCTTCCTCGGCGCGCGCGACATCGATCTCATCGGCCTTCTCGGCCAGGCGCGCCAGAACGGTCACTCGATCGGGCAGCACTTCGACGAAGCCGTAGGCGATCGAGAGATAGGTCTTCTCCTGGCCCTTGCGGTACCAGAGTTCGCCGACCGCCAGATCGGCCAGCAGCGGCGTGTGGCCGGGCAGCACGCCGAAATAGCCTTCCGATCCCGGAATCTCGACTTCGTCGACCGGATCGTCGATCAGCAGCCGCTCCGGCGTGATGATCTTGAGATCGATGCTCGTGGGTAGTGACATCAGCTGACGTCTCAGCCCTTGGCCATCTTGTCTGCTTTGGCCTGGGCCTCTTCGATCGTGCCGACGAGGTAGAAGGCCTGCTCGGGCAGCGCGTCGTGCTTGCCGTCGACGATTTCCTTGAAGCCCTTCACCGTTTCGGCGACCGGCACGTATTTGCCGGGCAGGCCGGTGAACTGCTCGGCGACGAAGAACGGCTGCGACAGGAACCTCTGGATCTTGCGGGCGCGCGCCACCGCCAGCTTGTCGTCCTCCGACAGTTCGTCGATGCCGAGAATCGCGATGATGTCCTGCAGGTCCTTGTAGCGCTGCAGCACCTGCTTGACCGAACGCGCGACGTTGTAGTGCTCCTCGCCGATGATCCGCGGGTCGAGGATGCGCGACGTCGACGCCAGCGGATCGACGGCCGG
Proteins encoded in this window:
- a CDS encoding F0F1 ATP synthase subunit epsilon; this encodes MSLPTSIDLKIITPERLLIDDPVDEVEIPGSEGYFGVLPGHTPLLADLAVGELWYRKGQEKTYLSIAYGFVEVLPDRVTVLARLAEKADEIDVARAEEAKRRAEERLREYTMDIDYDRARAALMKSLSRLQVASRLALAGRVGHQRMPPPQG
- a CDS encoding F0F1 ATP synthase subunit beta produces the protein SEVSALLGRMPSAVGYQPTLLTEMGELQERITSTKKGSITSVQAIYVPADDYTDPAPATTFAHLDATTNLSRAIVELGIYPAVDPLASTSRILDPRIIGEEHYNVARSVKQVLQRYKDLQDIIAILGIDELSEDDKLAVARARKIQRFLSQPFFVAEQFTGLPGKYVPVAETVKGFKEIVDGKHDALPEQAFYLVGTIEEAQAKADKMAKG